A DNA window from Trichomycterus rosablanca isolate fTriRos1 chromosome 11, fTriRos1.hap1, whole genome shotgun sequence contains the following coding sequences:
- the sb:cb81 gene encoding mRNA decay activator protein ZFP36L1-like codes for MPSNLLTPFLELDDEFCKSFQSLDVQDGSRRAVGFQRRHSLCPVTLPNSKFNIGGADPTTDDLWSLTGITSQPWTSEQLPRSALQRIPFRADRSISMIEGHVSGESTLPPPPGLSLTPSSPRALTPVSLTVPAVSARYKTELCRTYEESGVCKYGAKCQFAHGMEELRGLSRHPKYKTEPCRTFHTVGFCPYGARCHFIHNADEILQQQRQGTRDRPRLLRQSVSFAGFSSRPAVPAFQAQPDTLAFSRAASVSPPPSSSPSCSPDLPSPQLFPEPGALKSSFGFSADLSALAFAGRLAALQRSASADSLSDHDGYSSSGSLSGCDSPEVESTRRLPIFSRLSISDD; via the exons ATGCCATCCAACCTTCTCACACCCTTTCTGGAGCTGGATGATGAATTTTGCAAG AGTTTTCAGAGTTTGGATGTACAGGATGGTTCAAGGCGAGCGGTCGGGTTCCAGCGCAGACACTCCCTGTGCCCGGTCACTCTGCCCAACTCCAAATTCAACATCGGTGGCGCAGACCCTACTACAGACGACCTGTGGTCACTCACTGGCATCACCAGCCAGCCCTGGACCAGCGAGCAGCTCCCACGTTCCGCTCTGCAGCGCATCCCATTCCGTGCTGACCGCTCCATCAGTATGATCGAAGGACACGTGAGCGGAGAGTCCACTCTACCGCCCCCACCTGGCCTGAGTCTGACCCCATCCTCCCCGAGAGCGCTCACCCCAGTGTCGTTAACTGTGCCCGCCGTCTCGGCTCGTTACAAGACCGAACTGTGCCGCACGTACGAGGAAAGCGGGGTGTGCAAGTATGGCGCAAAATGCCAGTTCGCTCACGGCATGGAGGAGCTGCGCGGATTGAGCAGGCACCCCAAGTACAAAACCGAGCCGTGCCGCACCTTCCACACGGTGGGCTTCTGCCCCTACGGTGCGCGCTGCCACTTCATCCACAACGCTGACGAGATCCTGCAGCAGCAGCGCCAGGGCACCAGAGATCGACCCCGCCTGTTACGCCAGAGCGTCAGCTTCGCAGGTTTCTCCTCCCGCCCCGCAGTGCCCGCTTTCCAAGCGCAACCGGACACGCTGGCGTTCAGCAGGGCGGCCTCCGTGTCCCCTCCTCCCTCCTCTTCACCCTCATGTAGCCCTGATCTGCCCTCACCCCAGCTCTTCCCTGAACCGGGGGCTTTGAAGTCAAGCTTCGGGTTTTCTGCTGATCTCAGCGCGCTGGCGTTTGCCGGGAGACTGGCGGCACTCCAGCGCAGCGCGTCCGCGGACTCGCTCTCCGACCACGACGGCTACTCGAGCTCCGGGAGTCTGAGCGGCTGCGACTCACCCGAAGTGGAAAGCACCAGACGCCTGCCCATCTTCAGCCGTCTGTCTATTTCAGACGATTAA